In Sphingomonas psychrotolerans, the following proteins share a genomic window:
- a CDS encoding DUF1501 domain-containing protein, with amino-acid sequence MITRRNFVALGASAVLTSGLGARMVLAKAATERRFVFIIQRGAADGLGTLAPLGDPAFAGQRGVLAQDFASAPRLDSLFALHPAMTNLHSLYQAKQALFVHAVASPYRERSHFDGQNVLETGGSSAYALKDGWLNRLLSLLPADDRAIALAATIPMALRGSVEVASYAPSALPDASDDLLARVSAMYREDSQLHAIWEQAIATRMLTSDLASDNGRNAAATGSLAARLLSAEGGARIAMIETGGWDTHAQQRGRLAGQLKGLDAMVGAVRQGLGPLWSETILVVATEFGRTVKVNGTQGTDHGTGALAMLMGGAVNGGRVVADWPGLGDAALYEGRDLRPTTGLDTLINSAVASHFDLLPTRTAQKLFPDMKSAGVLKDLVRA; translated from the coding sequence ATGATCACGCGTCGCAACTTCGTCGCGCTCGGCGCCTCCGCAGTTCTCACCTCGGGATTGGGCGCGCGGATGGTGCTGGCCAAGGCCGCCACCGAGCGCCGCTTCGTCTTCATCATCCAGCGCGGCGCCGCCGACGGGCTGGGAACGCTCGCCCCGCTCGGCGATCCGGCCTTTGCCGGGCAGCGCGGGGTGCTGGCGCAGGATTTCGCGAGCGCGCCACGGCTTGATTCGCTGTTCGCGCTGCACCCGGCGATGACCAACCTGCACAGCCTGTATCAGGCGAAGCAGGCATTGTTCGTCCACGCGGTCGCCTCGCCCTATCGCGAGCGCTCGCATTTCGACGGGCAGAACGTGCTCGAGACCGGCGGGAGCAGCGCCTACGCGCTCAAGGACGGCTGGCTCAACCGGCTGCTCTCGCTGCTGCCTGCCGACGACAGAGCAATCGCCCTCGCCGCGACGATTCCGATGGCGCTGCGCGGATCGGTGGAGGTGGCGAGCTACGCGCCCTCGGCGCTGCCCGACGCTTCCGACGATCTGCTCGCGCGGGTCTCGGCGATGTACCGCGAGGATTCGCAGCTCCATGCGATCTGGGAACAGGCGATCGCGACGCGGATGCTCACCAGCGACCTGGCATCGGACAATGGCCGCAACGCCGCCGCGACCGGATCGCTGGCCGCGAGGCTGCTCAGCGCCGAGGGCGGCGCGCGGATCGCGATGATCGAGACCGGCGGCTGGGATACCCATGCCCAGCAGCGCGGACGGCTCGCCGGGCAGCTCAAGGGCCTCGACGCGATGGTGGGGGCGGTCCGGCAGGGGCTGGGGCCGCTCTGGTCGGAGACGATATTGGTGGTCGCCACCGAATTCGGGCGGACGGTGAAGGTCAACGGCACTCAGGGGACCGATCACGGCACCGGCGCGCTGGCGATGCTGATGGGCGGCGCGGTGAATGGCGGCCGGGTGGTGGCCGATTGGCCGGGGCTGGGCGATGCGGCGCTGTACGAGGGGCGCGATCTTCGCCCGACGACCGGGCTGGATACGTTGATAAACAGCGCGGTGGCTTCGCATTTCGATCTGTTGCCGACGCGGACGGCGCAGAAGCTGTTCCCGGACATGAAGAGCGCGGGTGTGCTGAAGGATCTGGTGCGCGCCTGA
- a CDS encoding DUF1800 domain-containing protein — protein MAKASIALNRFGLGARPGEAPGIDPERWLLAQFDAYEARPQAVAGLASSHQIASELTDYLREVRVLRREKRRNAAAQPEMETEPAMRGWAMQPMPEPQDRVDDPVARARRIARQQARDHYAAAVSARALTALNAPAPFVERLVHFWANHFAVSADKLEMIGLAGSLEFEAVRPHVLGKFGDMLHAVERHPAMLVYLDQAQSVGPNSALGQTAGRRGQKAGLNENLAREILELHTLGVRTGYSQADVTEFARAMTGWTIAGLGRGRGAAYADAGQPGNFVFATRMHEPGTRTILDRSWPQQGEAQAAAVLDLLATHPATARHVATKLARHFAGDEPPPALVGRLETAFLRSGGDLPAVYRVLVEAPECWAPQPVKFKSPWEWTISALRGLGSQQLPPMAMNGLMTQLGQPVWKPGSPAGWDDMAASWAGPDAVMRRVEAAERLAQRTRDTVDARQRAAELMPEALSESSAQSIARAESPAQGVALMLVAPEFMRR, from the coding sequence ATGGCCAAGGCAAGCATCGCGCTGAACCGGTTCGGCTTGGGCGCCCGCCCCGGCGAAGCGCCCGGCATCGATCCGGAGCGCTGGCTGCTCGCCCAGTTCGACGCCTATGAGGCACGGCCGCAGGCAGTCGCCGGGCTCGCCTCGAGTCACCAGATCGCCAGCGAATTGACCGACTATCTGCGCGAAGTGCGCGTGCTCCGGCGCGAGAAACGCAGGAATGCCGCGGCACAGCCCGAGATGGAGACCGAGCCGGCGATGCGCGGCTGGGCGATGCAGCCGATGCCGGAGCCGCAGGACAGGGTCGACGATCCGGTTGCCCGGGCGCGGCGCATCGCACGGCAGCAAGCCCGCGACCATTATGCCGCCGCGGTGTCGGCGCGGGCACTGACTGCGCTCAACGCCCCGGCGCCGTTCGTCGAGCGGCTGGTGCATTTCTGGGCCAATCACTTCGCGGTATCGGCGGACAAGCTGGAAATGATCGGGCTTGCCGGCAGTCTCGAGTTCGAGGCGGTCCGCCCGCATGTGCTCGGCAAATTCGGCGACATGCTTCACGCGGTCGAGCGGCACCCGGCGATGCTGGTCTATCTCGATCAGGCGCAATCGGTGGGGCCGAACAGCGCGCTCGGTCAGACCGCGGGACGGCGCGGGCAGAAGGCCGGGCTCAACGAAAATCTCGCGCGCGAGATATTGGAGCTGCACACGCTCGGAGTGCGCACCGGCTACAGCCAGGCCGATGTGACGGAGTTCGCGCGGGCGATGACCGGCTGGACGATCGCCGGGCTGGGGCGGGGCAGGGGAGCTGCGTATGCCGACGCGGGGCAGCCGGGTAACTTCGTCTTCGCAACCCGGATGCACGAGCCGGGGACCCGGACGATCCTCGACAGAAGCTGGCCGCAGCAAGGCGAGGCGCAGGCGGCGGCGGTGCTCGACCTGCTCGCCACCCATCCGGCCACCGCCCGCCATGTCGCCACCAAATTGGCGCGGCATTTCGCGGGCGACGAGCCGCCGCCGGCTTTGGTCGGCAGGCTCGAGACTGCATTCCTGCGCTCGGGCGGCGATCTGCCCGCTGTCTATCGCGTGCTTGTCGAGGCGCCCGAATGCTGGGCGCCGCAGCCGGTCAAGTTCAAGTCGCCCTGGGAGTGGACGATCTCGGCGCTTCGCGGCCTGGGCTCGCAGCAATTGCCGCCGATGGCGATGAACGGGCTGATGACCCAGCTCGGCCAGCCGGTGTGGAAGCCGGGGTCGCCGGCGGGCTGGGACGATATGGCGGCAAGCTGGGCCGGGCCCGACGCGGTGATGCGCCGTGTCGAGGCGGCGGAGCGGCTGGCGCAGCGGACCCGCGACACCGTGGATGCGCGCCAGCGCGCCGCCGAACTGATGCCCGAGGCGCTCAGCGAGAGCAGTGCGCAGTCGATCGCCCGCGCCGAAAGTCCGGCGCAGGGCGTCGCGCTGATGCTGGTCGCCCCCGAATTCATGCGGAGATAG
- the ftsZ gene encoding cell division protein FtsZ, whose amino-acid sequence MSIEFLPADVDELTPKITVIGVGGAGGNAIANMIRADVQGVEFLVANTDAQALKQSSAGHRIQLGAKITQGLGAGSRPEIGRAAAEETIDQVQKALEGAHMCFIAAGMGGGTGTGAAPVIAKAARDMGILTVGVVTKPFAFEGRRRQQSADAGIEELQKYVDTLIVIPNQNLFLIANANTTFKQAFEMADEVLQQGVRGITDLMVMPGLINLDFADVRSVMQEMGKAMMGTGEADGDDRALIAAQKAIANPLLDGVSMNGAKGVIVSITGGEDMRLLEVDEAANHIRELVDPDANIIWGSAFNPDLEGKIRVSVVATGIDADAQARAAPAIEQPRVFSFATPRRSGGAAAAEPAAPVEPGFSEADYATDEVPEPEAEPLELEAPDAIASEAEPVTSYDDAGDPDELLLGEASAVPLEAPASEPEPAPAPELTSRRRWLTGGGDDEPAPEAKPAGRRAGGTLFERMASRGAAKTADDDDKDPLDIPRFLRSQNNQ is encoded by the coding sequence ATGAGCATCGAATTTCTTCCGGCTGACGTCGACGAACTGACGCCCAAGATCACGGTGATCGGTGTCGGCGGCGCGGGCGGCAACGCGATCGCAAACATGATCCGCGCCGATGTGCAGGGGGTCGAGTTCCTCGTCGCGAACACCGACGCGCAGGCGCTCAAGCAGTCGTCGGCCGGGCATCGCATCCAGCTGGGCGCGAAGATCACGCAAGGGCTGGGCGCAGGGTCGCGTCCCGAAATCGGTCGCGCCGCCGCCGAAGAGACGATCGATCAGGTCCAGAAGGCGCTCGAAGGCGCACATATGTGCTTCATCGCCGCGGGCATGGGCGGCGGCACCGGCACCGGTGCGGCGCCGGTGATCGCCAAGGCCGCGCGCGACATGGGCATCCTGACGGTCGGCGTCGTCACCAAGCCGTTCGCGTTCGAAGGCCGCCGCCGCCAGCAATCGGCCGATGCCGGCATCGAAGAGCTGCAGAAATATGTCGATACGCTGATCGTCATTCCCAACCAGAATCTCTTCCTGATCGCCAACGCCAACACCACGTTCAAGCAGGCGTTCGAGATGGCCGACGAGGTCCTGCAGCAGGGCGTTCGCGGGATCACCGACCTGATGGTCATGCCCGGCCTGATCAACCTCGACTTCGCCGACGTCCGCTCGGTGATGCAGGAGATGGGCAAGGCGATGATGGGCACCGGCGAGGCCGATGGCGACGACCGCGCGCTGATCGCAGCGCAAAAGGCGATCGCCAATCCGCTGCTCGACGGCGTCTCGATGAACGGCGCCAAGGGCGTGATCGTGTCGATCACCGGCGGCGAGGACATGCGCCTGCTCGAGGTCGACGAAGCCGCGAACCATATCCGCGAGCTGGTCGATCCCGATGCCAACATCATCTGGGGGTCGGCGTTCAATCCCGATCTCGAAGGAAAGATCCGCGTGTCGGTCGTCGCGACCGGCATCGATGCCGATGCGCAGGCCCGTGCCGCGCCGGCGATCGAGCAGCCGCGCGTCTTCTCGTTCGCAACGCCGCGCCGCAGCGGCGGCGCCGCGGCGGCCGAGCCCGCAGCGCCCGTCGAGCCGGGGTTCTCCGAAGCCGACTACGCAACGGACGAAGTCCCCGAGCCCGAGGCCGAGCCGCTCGAACTGGAAGCCCCCGACGCGATCGCGTCCGAGGCCGAGCCGGTCACGAGCTATGACGATGCCGGCGATCCCGACGAATTGCTGCTGGGCGAAGCCAGCGCGGTGCCGCTCGAAGCGCCCGCGTCCGAACCCGAGCCGGCACCGGCGCCCGAGCTCACCAGCCGGCGCCGCTGGCTGACCGGCGGCGGCGACGACGAGCCCGCGCCCGAGGCCAAGCCGGCGGGTCGCCGCGCCGGCGGCACCCTGTTCGAGCGCATGGCATCGCGCGGTGCCGCAAAGACGGCGGACGACGACGACAAGGATCCGCTCGACATTCCGCGCTTTCTGCGCAGCCAGAACAACCAATAG
- a CDS encoding UrcA family protein codes for MKILALFPLLGAAACVSPGYVDRPVPVMAVAYHDLQLQTGKGRTELAMRVAQSAADFCQSYDPQDQRMIFDVRLASARNCPGAARLMLLQRMPNRVRRAYHAARNGK; via the coding sequence ATGAAAATTCTAGCGCTTTTCCCTTTGCTGGGTGCGGCAGCCTGCGTCAGCCCCGGCTATGTGGATCGGCCGGTTCCGGTGATGGCGGTCGCCTATCATGATCTCCAGCTGCAAACTGGAAAGGGCCGAACGGAACTGGCCATGCGCGTTGCGCAATCCGCGGCGGACTTCTGCCAAAGCTACGACCCTCAGGACCAAAGGATGATTTTCGACGTCAGGCTTGCCAGCGCTCGGAATTGTCCTGGAGCTGCGCGCCTCATGCTCCTCCAGCGCATGCCGAACCGGGTGCGTCGTGCTTATCACGCGGCCCGAAACGGCAAATAG
- a CDS encoding deoxyguanosinetriphosphate triphosphohydrolase, which translates to MRAISSWACTPENSRGRLHGEQSGTARGPRDAFQRDRDRIIHSISFRRLRHKTQVFMAPDGDHFRVRLTHSLEVAQIGRTIARVLGLNEDLTEALCLAHDIGHPPFGHAGEDALEAALAGQGGFDHNGHTLRTLTELERPYPAWNGLNLSWEMLEGLAKHNGPIVAPEWALAAADAQFDLELHRWPSLEAQVAALADDIAYDNHDIDDGLRAGLLTLDQLMEVPMIAEGWRRVEARFPGVPARRLVGELVRSQIGEMVNDLIVSTQAQVCAGGIETIEDVRAAGRCLACFSDGMREAERGLKRFMYANLYHHPSQLAAAEAAHNVVAGLFAAYAADPARMPTEWREALPDEEPWRSRHIADFIAGMTDRYAIARYCEIVGPIALPEGF; encoded by the coding sequence GTGAGAGCGATTTCCTCCTGGGCGTGCACACCGGAAAATAGTCGCGGGCGCCTCCATGGAGAACAAAGCGGGACTGCCCGTGGCCCGCGCGACGCCTTTCAGCGCGATCGCGACCGGATCATCCATTCGATCAGCTTTCGGCGGTTGCGGCACAAGACGCAGGTGTTCATGGCGCCCGACGGCGATCATTTCCGCGTGCGCCTCACCCACAGCCTCGAGGTCGCGCAGATCGGCCGGACGATCGCGCGCGTGCTCGGGCTCAACGAGGATCTGACCGAGGCCTTGTGCCTCGCGCACGATATCGGCCACCCGCCCTTCGGCCATGCCGGTGAGGACGCGCTGGAGGCGGCGTTGGCTGGGCAGGGCGGGTTCGACCATAATGGCCATACGCTGCGCACGCTCACCGAGCTGGAGCGCCCTTATCCGGCATGGAACGGGCTCAATCTCAGCTGGGAGATGCTCGAAGGGCTCGCCAAGCATAATGGGCCGATCGTCGCGCCCGAATGGGCGCTCGCTGCGGCGGACGCGCAGTTCGATCTCGAGCTGCACCGCTGGCCTTCGCTCGAGGCGCAGGTCGCCGCGCTTGCCGACGACATCGCCTATGACAATCACGACATCGACGACGGGCTGCGCGCCGGGCTGCTGACCCTCGACCAATTGATGGAAGTGCCGATGATCGCCGAAGGATGGCGCCGCGTCGAGGCGAGGTTCCCGGGGGTTCCGGCGCGGCGGCTGGTGGGCGAACTGGTCCGCTCGCAGATCGGTGAGATGGTCAATGATCTGATCGTGTCGACACAAGCGCAGGTGTGCGCGGGCGGAATCGAGACGATCGAGGATGTTCGTGCCGCCGGCCGCTGCCTCGCCTGCTTTTCCGATGGAATGCGCGAGGCCGAACGCGGGCTCAAGCGCTTCATGTACGCCAATCTCTACCACCATCCGAGCCAGCTTGCCGCGGCGGAAGCGGCGCACAATGTGGTGGCGGGGCTGTTCGCCGCTTATGCCGCGGATCCGGCGCGGATGCCAACCGAGTGGCGCGAGGCGCTGCCGGACGAGGAGCCGTGGCGGAGCCGGCACATCGCCGACTTCATCGCCGGCATGACCGATCGCTATGCGATCGCGCGCTATTGCGAAATTGTCGGTCCGATCGCGCTGCCCGAGGGCTTTTGA
- the ftsA gene encoding cell division protein FtsA: MAKAAPEGLITALDVGSSKVSALIAQRTDDGQLVVLGTGQRESRGVKRGYVADMHATELAIREAVEQAERIAGTNIEDVWVSFSAGGLLSDVVKLEADLGGHRVEQADIDELLKAGRDAIDPQGKMVLHAQPTCYTIDGLAGVKRPLGLHADRLGIDIHVVSTEGSPVRNLDLCVRSAHLEVRSIIAAPVATGLACLTDEERELGVALVEIGAGVTNVSVFAGGVLAGLASIPMGSSDITDDIASAFGTARTWAERTKCFHGSANLSPRDNHEMIDVQPAIPDDGAEGPRITKAQLNATIRQRLERLMTEIQKELRKLGFQDPIGRQIVLTGGGAELKGIADYAQQSLGNAVRVGRPKGLIALPEAHAGPAFATLAGLARFAAMDPIDLRALEPAGHQMVTKASPGAVLQRLMAAFRSNY, encoded by the coding sequence ATGGCCAAGGCAGCACCCGAGGGGTTGATCACGGCGCTCGACGTCGGATCCTCGAAAGTCTCTGCGCTGATCGCGCAGCGTACCGATGACGGCCAACTCGTCGTGCTCGGCACCGGCCAGCGCGAGAGCCGCGGCGTCAAGCGCGGCTATGTCGCCGACATGCACGCCACCGAACTTGCCATCCGCGAGGCGGTCGAGCAGGCCGAGCGCATCGCCGGCACCAATATCGAGGACGTCTGGGTCAGCTTCTCCGCGGGCGGTTTGCTCTCCGACGTGGTCAAGCTCGAGGCCGATCTGGGCGGCCACCGCGTCGAGCAGGCAGATATCGACGAATTGCTCAAGGCCGGCCGCGACGCGATCGATCCGCAGGGCAAGATGGTGCTCCACGCCCAGCCGACCTGCTACACGATCGACGGCCTTGCCGGGGTCAAGCGCCCGCTCGGGCTGCACGCCGATCGCCTCGGCATCGACATCCACGTCGTCTCGACCGAGGGCTCGCCCGTACGCAATCTCGACCTTTGCGTCCGCTCGGCACATCTCGAGGTCCGTTCGATCATCGCCGCGCCGGTGGCGACCGGGCTCGCCTGCCTCACCGACGAGGAGCGCGAATTGGGCGTCGCTTTGGTCGAGATCGGCGCAGGGGTGACCAACGTCTCGGTGTTCGCCGGGGGCGTGCTCGCCGGGCTGGCCTCGATCCCGATGGGGTCGTCCGACATCACCGACGATATCGCCTCGGCCTTCGGCACCGCGCGCACCTGGGCCGAGCGCACCAAATGCTTCCACGGCTCGGCCAACCTCAGCCCGCGCGACAACCACGAGATGATCGACGTCCAGCCGGCGATACCCGACGACGGCGCCGAGGGGCCGCGCATCACCAAGGCGCAATTGAACGCGACGATCCGCCAGCGACTCGAACGGTTGATGACCGAGATCCAGAAGGAGCTGCGGAAGCTCGGCTTCCAGGATCCGATCGGCCGCCAGATCGTCCTCACCGGCGGCGGCGCCGAGCTTAAGGGCATCGCCGATTATGCGCAGCAGTCGCTTGGCAATGCAGTGCGCGTCGGCCGCCCGAAGGGGCTGATCGCGCTTCCCGAGGCGCATGCCGGGCCAGCTTTCGCGACGCTCGCGGGTCTCGCGCGCTTCGCCGCGATGGACCCGATCGATCTGCGTGCGCTCGAGCCTGCCGGCCATCAGATGGTCACCAAGGCGAGCCCGGGCGCGGTTCTTCAGCGGTTGATGGCGGCGTTCCGGTCGAATTATTAA
- a CDS encoding SPOR domain-containing protein: protein MKQIRSLRSIALAFALAAGAAPALAQTGLVPAPNPEADRLAQEMRVLAADPRDVRALLEAGNLSARLGDTAAALAFFARAETIDPTNPRILAGRGSTLVRMERPGEALRLFQTAEARGLPAREYAGDRGFAYDLLGQPILAQGDYKLALQGERDDEMVRRYALSLGISGNVEESMRQLDPLLRKSDRAAWRARAFILAMNGDMPGAERIAASMMPGNMGHSLAPFFRRLANLAPADRAFAVHFGQLTPAAARLADARQAPPLPQFVAPTRPAQVAQVQPQPARASPEKPQRDRRSRRERERDAREVAPPARRVVQALTPPVQTAAAASLPGPPVVAREQAPLVQPLPKPRAEEIDAPIRQAAAPVEAARSAITGPGQGSPAATSVGDTARAEPVTAAPAPTTDVAATPERQPAETLPEAARPAPDAASSGPAAVAASKPEPAPPGPARVGQEDTVLASIVAGITIPGEELQIVNATPVDPVPEPVRVAAAVPEPVRPTPTPAAKPAAKPKPETVKPEPVKGKDTKKPEPAKPDPKAKKPDPKAKPPAKADPARIWVQVAGGANAASLPKAWKAVTARAPAAFKGKSGWWTPLRATNRVLAGPFKTAAEAQAFVNALRKSDVSGFVFTSETGQKVTKLAD, encoded by the coding sequence ATGAAGCAAATCCGATCCCTGCGCTCGATTGCGCTGGCATTCGCGCTTGCCGCGGGTGCCGCGCCGGCGCTTGCCCAGACCGGGCTGGTGCCCGCGCCCAATCCCGAGGCGGACCGGCTGGCGCAGGAAATGCGGGTGCTCGCCGCCGATCCCCGCGACGTGCGCGCCTTGCTCGAAGCCGGCAATCTGAGCGCCCGGCTGGGCGACACCGCCGCCGCGCTTGCCTTCTTCGCCCGCGCCGAGACGATCGACCCGACCAATCCGCGCATCCTTGCCGGACGGGGTTCGACTCTGGTGCGGATGGAGCGGCCGGGCGAAGCGCTGCGGCTGTTCCAGACCGCCGAGGCGCGCGGGCTGCCGGCACGCGAATATGCCGGCGACCGCGGCTTCGCCTACGATCTGCTCGGCCAGCCGATCCTCGCGCAGGGCGACTACAAGCTCGCGCTGCAAGGCGAACGTGACGACGAGATGGTGCGCCGTTACGCGCTGTCGCTCGGCATCTCGGGCAACGTCGAGGAATCGATGCGCCAGCTCGATCCGCTGCTGCGCAAGAGCGACCGTGCGGCATGGCGCGCGCGTGCCTTCATTCTCGCGATGAACGGCGACATGCCCGGCGCCGAGCGGATCGCGGCGAGCATGATGCCGGGCAATATGGGGCATTCGCTGGCACCGTTCTTCCGCCGGCTCGCCAATCTCGCGCCCGCCGATCGCGCCTTCGCAGTGCATTTCGGCCAGCTTACGCCGGCCGCGGCGCGGCTTGCCGATGCGCGGCAGGCACCGCCGCTGCCGCAATTTGTCGCGCCGACGCGTCCCGCCCAGGTCGCGCAGGTGCAGCCCCAGCCGGCGCGCGCTTCGCCCGAGAAACCGCAACGCGATCGCCGGTCCCGCCGCGAACGCGAGCGCGATGCGCGCGAAGTCGCGCCGCCGGCGCGTCGTGTGGTGCAGGCGCTGACTCCGCCGGTACAGACCGCTGCCGCCGCGTCGCTGCCCGGTCCGCCGGTCGTGGCGCGGGAGCAGGCGCCGCTGGTCCAGCCGCTGCCCAAACCGCGTGCCGAAGAGATCGACGCGCCGATCCGCCAAGCAGCCGCGCCGGTCGAAGCCGCGCGCAGCGCAATCACCGGGCCCGGCCAAGGCAGCCCGGCGGCGACCTCTGTCGGCGATACTGCGCGGGCTGAACCTGTGACCGCCGCGCCGGCCCCCACGACCGACGTCGCTGCAACCCCCGAGCGGCAGCCCGCCGAGACCCTGCCCGAGGCCGCACGCCCGGCGCCGGATGCGGCGAGCTCTGGCCCCGCGGCGGTCGCAGCATCGAAACCCGAACCTGCACCGCCGGGCCCGGCGCGGGTGGGGCAGGAGGATACGGTCCTTGCCTCGATCGTCGCCGGGATCACCATCCCCGGCGAGGAGTTGCAGATCGTCAACGCGACGCCGGTCGATCCCGTCCCCGAGCCGGTACGCGTCGCGGCGGCGGTGCCCGAGCCGGTGCGGCCGACACCGACGCCCGCGGCCAAGCCCGCCGCGAAACCGAAGCCCGAAACCGTCAAACCGGAGCCGGTCAAGGGCAAGGACACGAAGAAGCCCGAGCCGGCCAAGCCCGATCCCAAGGCCAAGAAGCCCGATCCCAAGGCCAAACCTCCTGCCAAGGCCGATCCCGCTCGCATCTGGGTGCAGGTGGCCGGGGGCGCGAATGCGGCGAGCCTGCCCAAGGCATGGAAGGCCGTGACCGCGAGGGCGCCAGCGGCGTTCAAGGGCAAATCGGGCTGGTGGACTCCGCTGCGTGCCACCAACCGCGTGCTCGCCGGCCCGTTCAAAACCGCTGCCGAGGCGCAGGCCTTCGTCAACGCGCTGCGCAAGTCCGACGTATCGGGCTTCGTGTTCACCAGCGAGACCGGGCAGAAGGTTACCAAGCTCGCGGATTGA
- a CDS encoding cell division protein FtsQ/DivIB, protein MSRKPVQRTATRRGAAPRKKAGPRRPKRPTLLDQAVAALPFSQATLTRIATWSIVGTVGAVALAVATWFGVPAMAGGAIAGVVGDAGLKVDEIQIDGIKRMDKMTVLTQALDQDSRAMPLVDLALVRERLLKYPWVKDARVSRRLPNTLRIYIIEREPAAIWQSHGQLMLVDPTGVPLEPVSTDAMPDLPLLIGEGANAQEPVRRKLLDEAPALKPLVKAATWIGNRRWDLTFTSGEKLQLPEGEEEAVKSLRKFAELDAAQGLLRKGTIRFDMRVPGNLVMQRPLGQTATTSVETGE, encoded by the coding sequence TTGAGCCGCAAGCCCGTCCAGCGCACCGCGACCCGACGCGGCGCGGCGCCCAGGAAGAAGGCCGGCCCGCGCCGTCCGAAGCGGCCGACCCTGCTCGATCAGGCAGTCGCGGCGCTGCCGTTCAGCCAGGCGACGCTGACCCGGATCGCGACGTGGAGCATCGTGGGCACCGTCGGCGCCGTGGCGCTGGCGGTCGCGACGTGGTTCGGCGTGCCCGCGATGGCCGGCGGCGCGATCGCCGGCGTGGTGGGGGATGCCGGACTCAAGGTCGACGAGATCCAGATCGACGGCATCAAACGAATGGACAAGATGACCGTGCTCACCCAGGCGCTCGACCAGGATTCGCGCGCGATGCCGCTGGTCGATCTGGCGCTGGTCCGCGAGCGGCTGCTCAAATATCCGTGGGTCAAGGATGCGCGGGTCTCGCGCCGGTTGCCCAACACCTTGCGTATCTACATCATCGAGCGTGAGCCGGCGGCGATCTGGCAGAGCCACGGCCAGCTGATGCTGGTCGATCCGACCGGCGTGCCGCTGGAACCCGTGTCCACCGATGCGATGCCCGATCTGCCGCTGCTGATCGGCGAGGGGGCCAATGCGCAGGAGCCGGTGCGGCGCAAACTTCTTGACGAGGCACCGGCGCTCAAGCCTTTGGTCAAGGCGGCGACGTGGATCGGCAATCGCCGCTGGGACCTGACCTTCACCAGCGGCGAGAAGCTCCAACTTCCCGAGGGTGAGGAAGAAGCGGTCAAGTCCTTACGCAAATTCGCAGAGTTGGATGCGGCGCAGGGTCTGCTACGGAAGGGTACGATACGCTTCGATATGCGCGTGCCGGGTAATTTGGTGATGCAGCGGCCGTTGGGGCAAACGGCCACGACCAGCGTTGAGACAGGGGAATAG
- a CDS encoding D-alanine--D-alanine ligase yields MTGGLHIAVLMGGWSAEREVSLMSGNGIADALESLGHRVNRVDMERNVAVKLAELKPDLVFNALHGTPGEDGAVQGMLDLMGLKYTHSGLVTSVIAIDKQLTKQALVPHGIPMPGGRMVRSEELYERDPLPRPYVLKPVNEGSSVGVAIVTAEGNYGNPIGRDVRGPWQEFDELLAEPFIRGRELTTAVLGDQALGVTELKPKSGFYDYDAKYTEGLTDHIFPADIPEDVADACKRIAIDAHRLLGCKGCSRSDFRWDDSQGVDGLFLLEVNTQPGMTPLSLVPEQARHLGISYAELVQRIVDEALA; encoded by the coding sequence ATGACCGGGGGCCTCCACATCGCCGTGCTGATGGGTGGTTGGTCCGCCGAGCGGGAAGTCTCGCTGATGTCGGGGAACGGCATCGCCGATGCGCTCGAGAGCCTCGGCCACCGGGTCAACCGCGTCGACATGGAGCGCAACGTTGCGGTCAAGCTCGCCGAATTGAAGCCCGATCTCGTGTTCAACGCGCTCCACGGCACCCCCGGCGAAGACGGGGCGGTGCAGGGCATGCTCGATCTGATGGGGCTGAAATATACCCATTCGGGGCTCGTCACCTCGGTGATCGCGATCGACAAACAGCTCACCAAACAGGCGCTGGTGCCGCACGGAATCCCGATGCCCGGCGGGCGGATGGTACGCAGCGAGGAATTGTACGAGCGCGATCCCCTGCCGCGGCCTTATGTGCTCAAGCCGGTCAACGAAGGTTCGTCGGTAGGCGTGGCGATCGTCACCGCCGAGGGCAATTACGGCAATCCGATCGGACGCGACGTGCGTGGGCCGTGGCAGGAATTCGACGAATTGCTCGCCGAACCCTTCATCCGCGGACGCGAGCTGACCACGGCGGTGCTCGGCGATCAGGCGCTCGGCGTCACCGAATTGAAGCCCAAGAGCGGCTTCTATGATTACGACGCCAAATATACCGAGGGGCTGACCGACCACATCTTCCCCGCCGACATCCCAGAGGACGTCGCGGATGCGTGCAAGCGGATTGCGATCGATGCGCATCGGCTTCTCGGCTGCAAGGGCTGCTCGCGCTCGGACTTCCGCTGGGACGACAGCCAGGGCGTCGACGGGCTGTTTCTGCTCGAGGTCAATACTCAGCCGGGGATGACGCCGCTCAGCCTCGTCCCCGAACAGGCGCGCCATCTCGGCATCTCCTATGCCGAACTGGTCCAGCGCATCGTCGACGAGGCACTCGCTTGA